The following are from one region of the Streptomyces changanensis genome:
- a CDS encoding isochorismatase family protein has protein sequence MSRSLIVVDVQNDLCEGGRVPVTGGARIATAIAELVERTAGGDYRYVVATRDHHVDPGDHFSDEPDFQESFPVHCLAGDPGSEFHPGFAPVVTAGKVDAVFFKGERSASKSGFEGADAQGTSLGDWLRARGVEDVDVVGIGTEHCVRATALDAVAAGFRTRVLLEYSVGVTPDTTAASLEDFREAGVTVTGQVPVG, from the coding sequence ATGAGCCGCAGTCTGATCGTCGTGGATGTACAGAACGACCTCTGTGAAGGGGGCCGCGTGCCCGTCACCGGAGGTGCCCGGATCGCGACGGCGATCGCCGAGCTGGTCGAGCGGACCGCCGGCGGCGACTACCGGTACGTCGTCGCGACGCGCGACCACCACGTCGACCCCGGCGACCACTTCTCCGACGAGCCCGACTTCCAGGAGAGCTTCCCGGTCCACTGCCTGGCCGGAGACCCGGGCAGCGAGTTCCACCCCGGCTTCGCCCCGGTCGTCACCGCCGGCAAGGTCGACGCCGTCTTCTTCAAGGGCGAGCGCAGCGCCTCCAAGAGCGGCTTCGAAGGCGCCGACGCGCAGGGCACGTCCCTCGGGGACTGGCTGCGCGCCCGCGGGGTGGAGGACGTCGACGTGGTCGGCATCGGCACGGAGCACTGCGTCCGCGCGACCGCGCTGGACGCCGTCGCGGCCGGGTTCCGCACGCGGGTGCTCCTGGAGTACTCGGTCGGGGTCACCCCGGACACCACGGCCGCCTCGCTGGAGGACTTCCGTGAGGCCGGCGTGACCGTGACCGGTCAGGTCCCCGTGGGGTGA
- a CDS encoding type I polyketide synthase, whose translation MAVLLPGAPDMDAYWHNLRAGVDVIGEVPPGRWDAAYYHPGTAPEPATADRVYCRRGGFVDAVAEVDVTRWGVMPRSVPGTEPDQLIALHVAAAALADAGGADRLPDRDRVGIVLGRGGYLTPGLVRLDQRVRTAHQLVHTLGELVPGLDADRLDRVREAFTARLGPDRPEDAIGLVPNLAASRVANRLDLRGPAYTVDAACASSLLAVDQAVAALASGRCDLMLAGGVHHCHDITLWSVFSQLRALSPSERIRPFHRGADGLLIGEGTGVVVLKRLADAQRDGDRVYAVIRGTGVSSDGRASGLVNPDPAGQARAVRAAWRAAGLDPAAPGALGMLEAHGTGTPAGDAAELATLREVFGPADTGASAHRAVIGSVKSMIGHAMPAAGVAGLVKAALAVHHGVLLPTLHCEDPHPALAGTRFRPLAQAAPWEPAPGGGPRRAAVNAFGFGGINAHVVLEQAPRRAGAVPAGSPAPPAATAGAGRRGRAVVDEPERVLLLAAATPDALAGLLDEHQAAAAAGAVGGVVGVPAGADAGPVRLGVVGPTPKRLALARRAVAKGEPWHGRGDVWFRPYPLVGAGASGAGAGAAGRTVFLFPGLEAEFAPHVDDVADRFGLPRPPTAPAGPPDGGPDGRNGPDGSGGSGGLGGSGGSAGSAGSGGLGGLGRHGLGVVAVGRLMDAVLRRMGVVPDAVAGHSVGEWTAMAAGGLYEEEAVDAFMAALDPETVRGADLAYAAVGAHADRVAGRLASGDHPGVVVSHDNAPRQSMVCGPPAAVERFAAVLRAEGVLVRTLPFRSGFHTPMLAPCLGPFRDAAERLPLRTPHTPVWSGTTAAPFPADEAGVRELFVRHLLEPVRFRALTGALYAAGFRVFVQAGPGQLGSLVGDSLAERDHLVVAANSAQRGGLDQLRRVATALWTAGVATGPHAVDAPDGPHATGRAAHRPAPVVVDGRAGRPGRRDQPVRLDLGGALVTLPPSARPSLTPHASPGAGPVVPAAADPAVGAPAVAPAPAAAGPVAVELAALLHETAQAARTAAALLGADRTAAPARRPAPAAVTPPERRPGRIPGGGTGRGTGQGAGQRPADAVRSEGVPRRPGAAPTGPARRETVRHETVRVSVEHTPYLLDHCFFPQRADWPDVADRWPVVPATTIVAHLTAAAERAVPGRVAVAVHDACFDRWLTASEPVDVPVTVTPRGPGRVAVSFGPHARAVVELADRHPAAPPPPAPPNPASERAPDHTAEQVYRERWMFHGPAYQGLSRLTAIGDRHVRATLTTPPAPGALLDNVGQVLGYWIMATRTERTVVFPVRMRRLRFFGPEPRPGTPVECLVRIGSLTDTVLEADAVLTVAGRVWAELTGWQDRRFDNDPHTRPVERFPERHTLSATGPGGWSLVFERWPDLASRELIMRNALGGPERAAYAARPPRGRRQWLLGRIAAKDAVRRLLWDAGEGPVFPAELLVENEPSGRPRVTGRHGRSLPPLAVSLAHRAEAGVALALPGRPPDAVDAVDASGSVGGVGAGACRPGPGIDIEEIAVPAGATVATALGPEEYALLTACQARSGEPPEVWFTRFWAAKEAVAKAEGTGFGGRPRDIAVTAADPDRLTVHVHRPDTLRITTGTPDGSGASGTPRTRVPARVYRVDCARVANPPGLPPRAYVVAWTTGPDPEPPGTGADRDEGDQS comes from the coding sequence ATGGCCGTACTGCTGCCGGGCGCGCCCGACATGGACGCGTACTGGCACAACCTGCGCGCGGGCGTGGACGTCATCGGCGAGGTCCCGCCGGGCCGCTGGGACGCCGCCTACTACCACCCCGGCACCGCGCCGGAGCCCGCGACGGCCGACCGGGTCTACTGCCGGCGCGGCGGGTTCGTGGACGCCGTCGCGGAGGTCGACGTCACGCGCTGGGGGGTCATGCCGCGTTCCGTGCCCGGCACCGAGCCGGACCAGCTGATCGCCCTCCACGTGGCCGCGGCCGCGCTCGCCGACGCGGGGGGCGCCGACCGGCTGCCCGACCGCGACCGGGTCGGGATCGTCCTCGGGCGGGGCGGCTACCTCACCCCCGGCCTGGTCCGCCTCGACCAGCGGGTCCGCACCGCCCATCAGTTGGTGCACACCCTCGGCGAGCTGGTGCCCGGGCTGGACGCGGACCGACTGGACCGGGTGCGGGAGGCGTTCACCGCGCGCCTGGGCCCGGACCGGCCGGAGGACGCCATCGGGCTCGTGCCCAACCTCGCCGCCTCGCGGGTCGCCAACCGCCTGGACCTGCGGGGCCCCGCCTACACCGTCGACGCCGCCTGCGCGTCGTCGCTGCTGGCCGTGGACCAGGCCGTCGCCGCGCTCGCCTCCGGACGGTGCGACCTGATGCTCGCGGGGGGCGTGCACCACTGCCACGACATCACGCTGTGGAGCGTCTTCTCGCAGCTGCGCGCCCTCTCCCCCAGCGAACGGATCCGCCCCTTCCACCGCGGCGCCGACGGCCTCCTCATCGGCGAGGGCACGGGGGTGGTGGTGCTCAAGCGCCTCGCCGACGCGCAGCGCGACGGCGACCGGGTCTACGCCGTCATCCGCGGTACCGGGGTGAGCAGCGACGGCCGCGCCTCGGGCCTGGTGAACCCCGATCCGGCCGGGCAGGCCCGCGCGGTGCGGGCGGCCTGGCGGGCCGCCGGCCTGGACCCCGCGGCGCCCGGCGCGCTGGGGATGCTGGAGGCGCACGGCACGGGCACCCCCGCCGGCGACGCCGCCGAACTGGCCACGCTGCGGGAGGTGTTCGGCCCGGCGGACACCGGTGCGTCCGCGCACCGGGCGGTGATCGGATCGGTGAAGTCCATGATCGGGCACGCCATGCCCGCCGCGGGGGTGGCGGGGCTCGTCAAGGCGGCACTGGCCGTCCACCACGGCGTGCTGCTGCCGACCCTGCACTGCGAGGACCCCCATCCGGCGCTGGCCGGGACCCGCTTCCGGCCGCTCGCGCAGGCGGCCCCCTGGGAGCCCGCACCGGGTGGCGGGCCGCGCCGGGCCGCGGTCAACGCCTTCGGGTTCGGCGGGATCAACGCGCACGTCGTCCTCGAACAGGCCCCGCGCCGGGCGGGCGCCGTACCGGCCGGATCACCGGCGCCGCCCGCCGCCACGGCGGGGGCGGGGCGGCGGGGGCGGGCGGTGGTCGACGAGCCGGAGCGGGTCCTGCTGCTGGCCGCCGCGACGCCCGACGCCCTCGCCGGCCTCCTCGACGAGCACCAGGCCGCAGCAGCGGCGGGCGCGGTGGGTGGCGTGGTCGGGGTCCCGGCCGGTGCGGACGCCGGCCCGGTGCGGCTGGGCGTCGTCGGTCCCACCCCCAAGCGGCTCGCCCTGGCCCGGCGGGCCGTCGCCAAGGGCGAACCCTGGCACGGGCGCGGCGACGTGTGGTTCCGGCCGTACCCGCTGGTGGGTGCCGGCGCGTCCGGGGCCGGGGCGGGCGCGGCCGGCCGGACGGTCTTCCTCTTCCCCGGTCTCGAGGCGGAGTTCGCGCCCCACGTGGACGACGTCGCCGACCGGTTCGGCCTCCCCCGCCCACCGACCGCCCCCGCCGGGCCCCCGGACGGCGGCCCGGACGGACGGAACGGACCCGACGGATCGGGCGGGTCGGGCGGGCTGGGCGGGTCGGGCGGGTCGGCCGGGTCGGCCGGGTCGGGCGGGCTGGGCGGGCTGGGCCGGCACGGGCTCGGTGTCGTCGCCGTCGGCCGCCTGATGGACGCCGTGCTGCGCCGCATGGGCGTCGTCCCGGACGCGGTCGCCGGACACAGCGTCGGCGAGTGGACGGCGATGGCCGCGGGCGGCCTCTACGAGGAGGAGGCGGTCGACGCGTTCATGGCCGCCCTCGACCCGGAGACGGTCCGGGGCGCCGACCTGGCGTACGCGGCCGTCGGCGCGCACGCCGACCGGGTCGCCGGACGGCTGGCCTCCGGAGACCACCCGGGTGTGGTCGTCTCGCACGACAACGCCCCCCGCCAGTCCATGGTCTGCGGGCCGCCCGCCGCGGTGGAGCGGTTCGCCGCCGTGCTGCGCGCCGAAGGGGTACTGGTCCGCACGCTGCCGTTCCGCTCCGGCTTCCACACCCCGATGCTCGCGCCCTGTCTCGGGCCGTTCCGGGACGCCGCCGAGCGACTGCCGCTGCGCACCCCGCACACGCCCGTCTGGTCCGGTACGACGGCGGCGCCGTTCCCGGCCGACGAGGCGGGCGTCCGGGAGCTGTTCGTACGCCACCTCCTCGAACCGGTCCGCTTCCGCGCGCTGACCGGGGCGCTGTACGCGGCGGGCTTCCGGGTCTTCGTCCAGGCGGGGCCCGGGCAGCTCGGCTCCCTGGTGGGTGACTCGCTCGCCGAGCGGGACCACCTGGTGGTGGCCGCCAACTCCGCGCAGCGCGGCGGGCTCGACCAGCTCCGGCGGGTGGCCACCGCCCTGTGGACGGCGGGCGTCGCCACCGGCCCGCACGCGGTCGACGCGCCCGACGGGCCCCACGCGACCGGGCGCGCCGCCCACCGCCCCGCTCCCGTCGTCGTCGACGGGCGGGCCGGGCGGCCCGGGCGGCGGGACCAGCCGGTCCGGCTGGACCTCGGCGGCGCGCTGGTGACCCTGCCGCCGTCCGCCCGCCCGTCCCTGACCCCGCACGCCTCCCCCGGCGCCGGACCCGTTGTGCCGGCCGCCGCCGACCCGGCCGTCGGCGCCCCCGCCGTCGCGCCCGCGCCGGCGGCCGCCGGCCCCGTCGCGGTGGAGCTGGCGGCCCTGCTGCACGAGACCGCGCAGGCCGCGCGCACCGCCGCCGCGCTGCTCGGCGCGGACCGTACCGCCGCGCCCGCACGCCGCCCGGCACCGGCGGCCGTCACACCGCCGGAGCGGCGGCCGGGACGGATCCCGGGAGGCGGGACGGGGCGCGGCACGGGGCAGGGGGCGGGTCAGCGTCCCGCGGACGCCGTCCGCTCGGAGGGCGTACCGCGCCGGCCGGGTGCCGCCCCGACGGGTCCCGCGCGGCGCGAGACGGTACGGCACGAGACGGTGCGGGTGTCGGTCGAGCACACGCCGTACCTGCTGGACCACTGCTTCTTCCCGCAGCGCGCGGACTGGCCGGACGTCGCCGACCGGTGGCCGGTGGTGCCGGCGACGACGATCGTGGCGCACCTGACGGCGGCGGCGGAGCGGGCCGTGCCGGGGCGGGTGGCCGTGGCGGTGCACGACGCGTGCTTCGACCGGTGGCTCACGGCGTCCGAACCGGTGGACGTCCCGGTCACCGTCACCCCGCGCGGGCCGGGGCGGGTGGCGGTGTCGTTCGGACCGCACGCCCGCGCCGTCGTGGAACTGGCCGACCGTCACCCCGCGGCGCCTCCGCCGCCCGCACCGCCGAACCCGGCCTCCGAGCGCGCGCCCGACCACACCGCCGAGCAGGTTTACCGGGAGCGCTGGATGTTCCACGGACCGGCCTACCAGGGCCTGAGCCGGCTCACCGCCATCGGTGACCGACACGTGCGGGCCACCCTCACCACGCCGCCCGCGCCGGGCGCGCTGCTGGACAACGTCGGCCAGGTCCTCGGCTACTGGATCATGGCGACCCGTACCGAGCGGACCGTGGTCTTCCCCGTACGGATGCGGCGGCTGCGCTTCTTCGGCCCTGAACCGCGGCCCGGGACGCCGGTGGAGTGCCTGGTGCGGATCGGCTCCCTCACGGACACCGTCCTGGAGGCCGACGCGGTGCTGACGGTGGCGGGACGGGTGTGGGCGGAGCTGACCGGCTGGCAGGACCGCCGCTTCGACAACGACCCGCACACCCGGCCGGTGGAACGCTTCCCCGAGCGCCACACCCTGTCGGCGACCGGGCCCGGCGGCTGGTCGCTGGTGTTCGAGCGCTGGCCCGACCTGGCGTCCCGGGAGCTGATCATGCGCAACGCGCTGGGCGGTCCCGAGCGGGCCGCCTACGCCGCCAGACCGCCGCGCGGCCGCCGGCAGTGGCTGCTGGGCCGGATCGCCGCGAAGGACGCCGTGCGCCGTCTGCTGTGGGACGCCGGGGAGGGGCCCGTCTTCCCGGCCGAGCTCCTCGTGGAGAACGAGCCGTCGGGGCGGCCGCGGGTCACCGGTCGGCACGGGCGCTCGCTCCCGCCGCTGGCGGTGTCGCTGGCGCACCGCGCCGAGGCGGGTGTCGCGCTCGCCCTCCCCGGACGCCCGCCGGACGCGGTGGACGCGGTGGACGCGTCGGGCTCGGTGGGCGGCGTGGGGGCGGGGGCCTGTCGGCCGGGGCCGGGGATCGACATCGAGGAGATCGCCGTGCCGGCCGGGGCCACCGTGGCCACCGCGCTCGGACCGGAGGAGTACGCGCTGCTGACGGCCTGCCAGGCACGGTCCGGGGAACCGCCCGAGGTGTGGTTCACCCGCTTCTGGGCGGCGAAGGAGGCCGTCGCCAAGGCGGAGGGCACCGGCTTCGGCGGCCGCCCCCGGGACATCGCGGTGACGGCCGCCGACCCGGACCGGTTGACGGTCCACGTCCACCGGCCGGACACGCTGCGGATCACCACCGGTACACCGGACGGGTCCGGCGCGTCCGGCACGCCGCGCACACGGGTCCCGGCCCGCGTGTACCGGGTCGACTGCGCCCGGGTCGCCAACCCGCCGGGGCTGCCGCCGCGCGCGTACGTCGTGGCGTGGACGACCGGCCCGGACCCGGAACCGCCGGGTACGGGCGCCGACCGTGACGAGGGGGACCAGTCGTGA
- a CDS encoding 2'-5' RNA ligase family protein: MHSVELLPDEATERAVRAVWDRLLHAGLPSQAAHRHPTNRPHLTLAAADTLAPATRTRVGELLTALPVPLVLRGSVRFTGRTHVLAWAVRRDDALLRLHEAVWRALRDAPACGRLHPLHDPARWNPHVTLGRGRGAAWPVPDGTLFGAAPGGGPPGVLTGRWVDARTYDSVTRTTTRLGPPA; the protein is encoded by the coding sequence GTGCACAGTGTGGAGCTGCTGCCCGACGAGGCGACCGAGCGGGCCGTCCGCGCCGTGTGGGACCGGCTGCTGCACGCGGGCCTGCCCAGCCAGGCCGCCCACCGGCACCCGACCAACCGCCCGCACCTCACCCTCGCCGCGGCGGACACCCTCGCACCGGCGACCCGCACGCGGGTGGGCGAGCTGCTCACGGCCCTCCCGGTCCCCCTGGTCCTCCGGGGCAGCGTCCGGTTCACCGGGCGGACGCACGTACTGGCCTGGGCCGTCCGGCGGGACGACGCCCTGCTGCGCCTGCACGAAGCGGTGTGGCGCGCCCTGCGCGACGCGCCGGCGTGCGGACGGCTCCATCCGCTCCACGACCCCGCGCGGTGGAACCCCCACGTCACCCTCGGCCGTGGGCGAGGCGCCGCCTGGCCCGTCCCGGACGGGACGCTCTTCGGCGCGGCGCCCGGCGGCGGCCCACCGGGCGTCCTCACGGGCCGGTGGGTCGACGCCCGCACCTACGACTCGGTGACCCGCACGACCACCCGCCTCGGCCCGCCCGCCTGA
- a CDS encoding glycosyltransferase: protein MSSYLFVVPPLVGHVNPLVGVASALTARGHRVAWAGEPALVRRLAGPDADVHACPPPHPPAGTAGTAGASGSGERGGLSGPAGNVARTGDVAHAGAVAHAVRPPDLRGPEALRFLWERFLVPLAEAMAPGVRQAVHAFRPDVVVADQQALAGALVAEDLGVPWATSATTSAEFADVLAPMPRVAAWNAALLGDLRKRIGRPDGTCDPRFSPYLVLAFTTPELAGPALRGGERIRWVGPSLAARPRPAAFPWHRLDPGRSLVLVTLGTANAGTGGRFLTGAADAVRARAGRVQAVVADPEGVIRGRPDDPDVIALPVVPQLDLLERAAAVVCHAGHNTVCEALWHGVPLVVAPIRDDQPVVAAQVARAGVGVRIRFGRAGAAVIGAALDTVLGEPHVRAAAAGVSAAFRAAGGAGAAADHLERLARQEDHG, encoded by the coding sequence GTGAGTTCCTACCTGTTCGTGGTGCCACCGCTGGTCGGACACGTCAACCCGCTCGTCGGGGTGGCGTCCGCGCTCACCGCCCGCGGGCACCGGGTGGCCTGGGCAGGCGAACCCGCGCTGGTACGCCGCCTGGCCGGCCCGGACGCGGACGTCCACGCCTGCCCGCCGCCCCACCCGCCGGCCGGGACGGCCGGGACTGCCGGGGCGAGTGGGTCAGGTGAGCGGGGTGGGCTGTCAGGGCCCGCCGGAAACGTGGCGCGCACCGGGGACGTGGCGCACGCCGGCGCGGTGGCGCACGCCGTCCGGCCGCCGGACCTCCGGGGCCCCGAGGCCCTGCGCTTCCTGTGGGAACGCTTCCTGGTCCCGCTCGCCGAGGCGATGGCGCCGGGGGTGCGGCAGGCGGTCCACGCCTTCCGGCCGGACGTGGTCGTCGCCGACCAACAGGCGCTCGCGGGGGCGCTGGTGGCGGAGGACCTCGGCGTGCCGTGGGCCACGTCGGCCACGACGTCCGCGGAGTTCGCGGACGTGCTCGCCCCGATGCCGCGGGTCGCCGCCTGGAACGCCGCGCTCCTGGGCGACCTGCGGAAGAGGATCGGGCGGCCGGACGGCACCTGTGACCCCCGGTTCTCCCCGTACCTCGTGCTCGCCTTCACCACCCCCGAACTGGCCGGGCCCGCGCTGCGCGGCGGAGAACGGATCCGCTGGGTCGGTCCTTCGCTGGCCGCCCGGCCGCGCCCCGCCGCGTTCCCCTGGCACCGGCTCGACCCCGGCCGCTCCCTGGTGCTGGTGACGCTCGGCACCGCGAACGCCGGTACCGGCGGGCGCTTCCTCACCGGGGCGGCCGACGCGGTACGGGCCCGGGCCGGACGGGTGCAGGCCGTGGTGGCCGACCCGGAGGGGGTGATCCGCGGGCGGCCCGACGACCCGGACGTCATCGCCCTGCCCGTCGTCCCCCAGCTCGACCTGCTGGAACGCGCCGCCGCGGTGGTCTGCCACGCGGGCCACAACACCGTGTGCGAGGCCCTGTGGCATGGGGTCCCGCTCGTCGTGGCGCCCATCCGCGACGACCAGCCGGTGGTCGCCGCGCAGGTGGCGAGGGCCGGGGTGGGCGTCCGGATCCGCTTCGGGCGGGCCGGCGCCGCCGTGATCGGCGCGGCGCTGGACACCGTACTGGGCGAGCCGCACGTCCGGGCCGCGGCCGCCGGGGTCTCCGCCGCCTTCCGTGCGGCGGGGGGCGCGGGTGCCGCGGCGGACCACCTCGAACGACTGGCACGGCAGGAGGACCACGGATGA
- a CDS encoding YihY/virulence factor BrkB family protein produces MGTVVHVPQTRDMVGEELSGDEAFTALRRYGGRELVLDSFARFRYADGFSSARSLGYQVVLGIVPFTIALVGVATTMHTEGVGRVIELTLARIVPGTSADLVRQALADTRRSAGADVAGAVAMWLGLGFAVLNLASAMAQIERGCNRIYGIERDRPFLAKYGRGVVLAVCAGLPLGGGFLAVVAGRDIGESVVRALHWPPALLGWWQPLHVPLGVLLAAVASAVIFRWAPRRDQPGYTWLVFGSGVHLLLWVVATWLLALYVGRSGSFGAVYGPLTAFVALLLWANVTGVALFLGVAFAAQLEAARAGVTEPVHPDPGPGA; encoded by the coding sequence ATGGGCACGGTCGTGCATGTGCCGCAGACGCGGGACATGGTCGGGGAGGAGCTCTCCGGGGACGAGGCGTTCACCGCGCTGCGGCGGTACGGGGGGCGCGAGCTGGTCCTCGACTCGTTCGCCCGCTTCCGGTACGCGGACGGCTTCAGCTCCGCCCGCTCCCTCGGCTACCAGGTGGTCCTCGGCATCGTGCCCTTCACGATCGCCCTGGTCGGGGTGGCCACGACCATGCACACGGAGGGCGTCGGCCGGGTCATCGAACTGACGCTGGCGCGGATCGTGCCGGGCACCAGCGCGGACCTGGTCCGGCAGGCCCTCGCGGACACCCGGCGCAGTGCGGGGGCGGACGTCGCGGGTGCCGTGGCCATGTGGCTGGGCCTCGGTTTCGCCGTGCTCAACCTCGCCTCCGCCATGGCGCAGATCGAGCGCGGCTGCAACCGGATCTACGGCATCGAACGCGACCGCCCCTTCCTCGCCAAGTACGGTCGGGGCGTGGTGCTCGCCGTGTGCGCGGGGCTCCCGCTCGGCGGTGGTTTCCTGGCGGTCGTCGCCGGCCGGGACATCGGCGAGTCGGTGGTCCGGGCGTTGCACTGGCCGCCCGCGCTCCTCGGCTGGTGGCAGCCGCTGCACGTCCCGCTCGGGGTGCTGCTCGCGGCGGTGGCGTCGGCCGTGATCTTCCGCTGGGCGCCCCGCCGCGACCAGCCCGGCTACACGTGGCTCGTGTTCGGCTCGGGCGTCCACCTCCTCCTCTGGGTCGTCGCCACCTGGCTGCTCGCCCTGTACGTGGGCCGGAGCGGCTCGTTCGGCGCCGTGTACGGCCCGCTCACCGCGTTCGTGGCGCTGCTGCTGTGGGCCAACGTGACGGGTGTCGCCCTGTTCCTCGGGGTGGCCTTCGCCGCGCAGCTGGAGGCCGCGAGGGCGGGTGTCACGGAGCCGGTCCACCCGGACCCGGGCCCCGGTGCGTGA
- a CDS encoding alpha/beta fold hydrolase — MTFLDTGRVRLHVQRLTPTGGGPARATVVLLHGLLTDSLASYYFTVAPAFAAAGLDVVMYDHRGHGRSGRPASGYGLDAFTDDLEAVLTGVGVPGPVHLVGNSYGGTVAFSYAQRRPERVASLVVVESEPATAAWAVKLAGLLERVRHAMSTDEEAALDWIAAHHGGHTARLARSAGRLVRDTTIARDVPAGPVLDDARIRAIRCPVLALYGADSDLAAQAPRLRSLLPRCTTELLPGLRHSVLVEAPGLVRDAVLDWVTRHAPPPETAPKAVAAGAEVGSR, encoded by the coding sequence ATGACCTTCCTCGACACCGGCCGGGTCCGGCTGCACGTGCAGCGCCTCACCCCCACCGGCGGTGGCCCGGCGCGCGCGACCGTGGTCCTGCTCCACGGCCTGCTCACCGACAGCCTCGCCAGCTACTACTTCACCGTGGCCCCGGCCTTCGCCGCCGCCGGTCTGGACGTGGTCATGTACGACCACCGGGGGCACGGCCGCAGCGGACGTCCGGCGTCCGGCTACGGGCTCGACGCGTTCACCGACGATCTGGAGGCGGTGCTCACCGGGGTCGGGGTGCCCGGGCCGGTGCACCTGGTGGGCAATTCGTACGGCGGCACGGTCGCCTTCTCCTACGCCCAACGGCGCCCGGAGCGGGTGGCGAGCCTGGTGGTCGTCGAGTCGGAACCCGCCACCGCGGCGTGGGCGGTCAAACTGGCCGGGTTGCTGGAGCGGGTCCGCCACGCGATGAGCACCGACGAGGAGGCCGCCCTCGACTGGATCGCCGCCCACCACGGCGGCCACACCGCCCGCCTGGCGAGGTCCGCCGGACGGCTGGTGCGGGACACCACCATCGCCCGGGACGTTCCGGCCGGCCCGGTGCTCGACGACGCGCGGATCCGCGCGATCCGCTGCCCCGTCCTCGCCCTCTACGGCGCCGACTCCGACCTGGCGGCACAGGCGCCCCGGCTGCGCTCGCTGCTGCCGCGCTGCACCACGGAACTGCTGCCGGGGCTGCGGCACTCGGTGCTGGTGGAGGCGCCCGGCCTCGTGCGGGACGCGGTCCTCGACTGGGTCACCCGCCACGCCCCGCCGCCGGAGACCGCGCCGAAGGCGGTCGCGGCGGGGGCGGAGGTGGGCTCGCGGTGA
- a CDS encoding class I SAM-dependent methyltransferase: MAALRPGYRRELADGTAVFFEALRHRCPWCGSARLGGRLRTTDLLQHKPGVFALDRCHDCGHVFQNPRLNERGLAFYYRDFYDGLGEDRLDGVFAGRTASYRARAASVRPHLTGPAEWLDVGTGHGHFCASAAEVLPQVVFDGLDRSDGAEIARRAGRVRHGHRGTFTALAARRPGTYDVVSMFHYLEHATDPQEELEAARATLRPGGLLVIDVPDPECRFARLLGRWWLPWLQPQHLHLAPVGNLRRRLEGTGFTVLAQEHARAHDAVDLVAAAWLALDALAPREDLPWLPEPPGAVRRAARGAALLAGVPLLLAAALLDRAVAGPLAGRLGLTNAYRLIARREGP; encoded by the coding sequence GTGGCCGCACTGCGCCCCGGCTACCGGCGGGAACTCGCCGACGGCACCGCCGTGTTCTTCGAGGCCCTCCGGCACCGGTGCCCCTGGTGCGGCTCCGCCCGGCTCGGCGGCCGGCTGCGCACCACCGATCTCCTGCAGCACAAACCGGGCGTGTTCGCCCTGGACCGCTGCCACGACTGCGGGCACGTCTTCCAGAACCCCCGGCTCAACGAGCGCGGACTCGCCTTCTACTACCGGGACTTCTACGACGGCCTCGGCGAGGACCGCCTCGACGGGGTGTTCGCGGGCCGCACCGCGTCCTACCGGGCGCGGGCCGCCTCGGTGCGCCCGCACCTGACCGGCCCGGCCGAGTGGCTGGACGTGGGCACCGGGCACGGGCACTTCTGCGCGAGCGCCGCGGAGGTCCTGCCACAGGTGGTGTTCGACGGCCTCGACCGATCCGACGGCGCGGAAATCGCCCGGCGCGCCGGCCGGGTCCGCCACGGGCACCGCGGGACGTTCACGGCACTGGCGGCGCGGCGGCCCGGGACGTACGACGTGGTGAGCATGTTCCACTACCTGGAGCACGCGACCGACCCGCAGGAGGAGCTGGAGGCGGCGCGCGCCACGCTGCGGCCCGGTGGGCTGCTGGTGATCGACGTACCGGACCCGGAGTGCCGCTTCGCCCGGCTGCTGGGCCGCTGGTGGCTGCCGTGGCTCCAGCCGCAGCACCTGCACCTGGCGCCGGTGGGCAACCTGCGCCGACGGCTGGAGGGGACGGGTTTCACGGTACTGGCGCAGGAGCACGCCCGGGCTCACGACGCGGTTGACCTGGTGGCGGCCGCGTGGCTGGCCCTGGACGCGCTGGCGCCGCGCGAGGACCTGCCGTGGCTGCCCGAGCCACCGGGGGCGGTGCGCCGGGCGGCGCGCGGTGCGGCCTTGCTGGCCGGGGTGCCGTTGCTGCTGGCGGCCGCCCTCCTGGACCGGGCGGTGGCGGGACCGCTCGCGGGGCGGCTGGGACTGACCAACGCCTACCGGTTGATCGCGCGGCGGGAGGGCCCCTAG
- a CDS encoding phosphopantetheine-binding protein — protein sequence MTTSRPGVSGATDEADEADEARILAELTAMIQQVLEGYELEEGEVTPATRFGRDLELESIDLVTLAGLLEERYGGAVNFAAFVADMELEEIIELDVGRLVGHIRRCLEAADGVRSDGVRSR from the coding sequence GTGACGACCAGCCGGCCCGGCGTGTCCGGGGCCACCGACGAGGCGGACGAGGCGGACGAGGCACGGATACTCGCCGAACTGACCGCCATGATCCAGCAGGTGCTGGAGGGGTACGAGCTGGAGGAGGGCGAGGTCACCCCGGCGACCCGCTTCGGCAGGGACCTCGAACTGGAGAGCATCGACCTGGTGACGCTCGCCGGGCTGCTGGAGGAGCGCTACGGCGGTGCGGTCAACTTCGCCGCCTTCGTGGCCGACATGGAGCTCGAGGAGATCATCGAGCTGGACGTGGGCCGACTGGTCGGGCACATCCGCCGGTGCCTGGAGGCCGCGGACGGAGTCCGGTCGGACGGAGTCCGGTCGCGATGA